A part of Aegilops tauschii subsp. strangulata cultivar AL8/78 chromosome 2, Aet v6.0, whole genome shotgun sequence genomic DNA contains:
- the LOC109779857 gene encoding E3 ubiquitin-protein ligase PUB23 gives MEGLPAQVEVPSYFLCPISMEIMRDPVTLSSGITYDRESIERWVFTDGHGECPMTKQQLGAADREPTPNHTLRRLIQGWCAVHAVERFPTPRAPIDAARVETIVDAARRGHDLLVASLRELADIVAESDCNRRCVESTPGAVAFLVSVVKKHAADDTPKPLESQEDQMFGSVVDPPKASSPEDVALSILYSLRLSEGSWKRVLERGDNFLDTMASVLRRPSYLSRTHGIQLLKAAVSEMPPAQLTSASAELVEGVVSVVTDKLSGKAVKIALQVLCRLCLWGRNRVKAVEAGAVGALVELLLDECCGGSKRASELAIVVMDHLCGCAEGRLELVAHPAGLAVMARAVTRVSAAGTESAVRALHAVARHSATPTVLQEMLAVGVVGRLLFLVQTGAAGDRPRERAREMLKMHARVWRGSPCFTPQLNASYPS, from the coding sequence ATGGAGGGGCTGCCGGCGCAGGTGGAGGTTCCATCGTACTTCCTGTGCCCGATCTCCATGGAGATCATGCGGGACCCTGTGACGCTCTCGTCCGGGATCACCTACGACCGGGAAAGCATCGAGCGCTGGGTGTTCACCGACGGCCACGGCGAGTGCCCGATGACCAAGCAGCAGCTCGGCGCCGCCGACCGGGAGCCCACGCCCAACCACACGCTCCGCCGGCTCATCCAGGGCTGGTGCGCGGTGCACGCGGTCGAGAGGTTCCCCACCCCGCGCGCTCCCATCGATGCCGCGCGCGTGGAAACCATCGTGGACGCGGCCAGGCGGGGGCACGACCTGCTGGTGGCGTCCCTGAGGGAGCTCGCGGACATCGTCGCCGAGAGCGATTGCAACCGGCGCTGCGTCGAGAGCACACCGGGCGCCGTGGCGTTCCTCGTGTCCGTCGTCAAGAAGCACGCCGCAGACGACACCCCCAAGCCTTTAGAATCCCAGGAGGATCAGATGTTCGGCTCCGTGGTCGATCCGCCAAAGGCGAGCTCGCCGGAGGACGTAGCGTTAAGTATTCTGTATTCGCTTAGACTCTCCGAGGGAAGCTGGAAGAGAGTCTTGGAACGCGGCGACAATTTCTTGGACACCATGGCGTCGGTGCTGAGGCGGCCAAGCTATCTCTCGCGCACGCACGGCATCCAGCTTCTCAAGGCGGCGGTTTCGGAGATGCCGCCAGCGCAGCTGACCTCGGCAAGCGCCGAGCTGGTGGAGGGAGTGGTGTCGGTGGTGACAGATAAGCTTTCCGGGAAGGCGGTCAAGATCGCACTCCAGGTGCTCTGCCGGCTTTGCCTCTGGGGCCGGAACCGCGTCAAGGCCGTCGAAGCCGGCGCCGTCGGGGCGCTCGTGGAGTTGCTCCTCGATGAGTGCTGCGGAGGAAGCAAGCGGGCATCCGAGCTCGCGATCGTGGTAATGGACCATCTCTGTGGCTGCGCTGAAGGGCGTTTGGAGCTTGTGGCGCACCCGGCAGGTCTGGCGGTTATGGCGAGGGCGGTGACACGAGTGTCCGCCGCAGGGACGGAGAGCGCGGTGCGCGCCCTGCACGCGGTGGCGAGGCACTCGGCGACCCCAACGGTGTTGCAGGAGATGCTGGCGGTCGGGGTGGTGGGGAGGCTGCTGTTCCTGGTGCAGACCGGCGCCGCCGGCGATCGGCCGAGGGAAAGGGCGAGGGAGATGCTCAAGATGCACGCCAGGGTGTGGAGAGGCTCGCCGTGCTTCACGCCACAACTGAATGCATCCTACCCTTCTTGA